GGCTGGTGAAACCGCAGCGGCGCGGATGCGCGACGCCCTGACCATCGCATAACAGCAGATTGGGCTCGGTCTCCAGTTGCGCCAACGCACCCAGCACGGCCGGAATCTCGCGAAACGAGAGCAGCCCGGGCACGTAGGGAAAACTCGTCGGCCGTCGCGCCAGGGCCTGTTCGATCGGATCAAGGTCTGGAAACGACAGCACCACTACGGCGGCGCGCGTGGTCTTACCGCCGTCCTCGAAACCCGCATCCACTCCGGCGACGCTCTTGACGATACCGAAGCGATCCTCGCGTATGACGTGGCCCCGCAGGGTTTCCTGAATCGCGCGCGCCTGGGCCGGCGTGACGTCCCAGGCATGCTGGTGGTGAACAATCATGACGACATCGAGGTGCGGCGAGCGATCACACCTGGCCAAAGCGCAGTGAACCGCCCAACCAGCGTTGCAGCAATGGCTCGACGTACGGCGAGCGCGCGGCGATCATGCGTGCGGCGGTCGCGCTAACCTCCGGCAACATGTCCTGATCGCGCGCGAGGTCGGCGATGCGCAATTGCGGCATGCCCGTCTGGCGTGTACCCAGCAGCTCGCCGGGGCCGCGCAATTCGAGGTCGATGCGGGCGATCTCGAAGCCGTCGCTGGTACGGCGCAGCGCATCCAGCCGCTCACGCGCCAGCGCCGCCAGCGGCGGCCGGTATAGCAGTACGCAACTGCTCTCGGCATCGCCACGACCGACCCTCCCGCGCAACTGGTGCAGTTGCGCGAGGCCAAGACGCTCCGCGTTTTCAATGATCATCAGCGAAGCATCGGGCACATCCACGCCCACCTCAATCACCGTGGTCGCGACCAGCAGGTCGATGTTGCCCGCCTTGAGCGCCGCCATCGTCTGGTGTTTGTCCGCCGTCTTCATGCGTCCGTGCAGCAGTGCCACCCGCAGGTGTGGCAGGCCTTCGACCAGTTGCGAGTGCGTGTCCTCGGCGGCGCGGCATTGCAGGACTTCCGACTCCTCGATCAGGGTACAAACCCAGTACGCCTGGCGGCCCTGACCACAGGCGCGGCTGATGCGCTGAATAATTTCGTCGCGGCGCGTATCCGCAACCGCGACGGTGGTAACGGGTTTGCGGCCCGGCGGCAGTTCATCGATCACCGAACAGTCCAGATCGGCATACGCGGTCATCTGCAAGGTGCGCGGGATCGGTGTGGCGGTCATGATGAGTTGATGCGGCAGGCGCGCATCCTGGCGGCCCTTGTCGCGCAACGCAAGACGCTGATGCACGCCGAAGCGATGCTGTTCGTCGATTACGACCAGCGCGAGATCTCTGAAATTCACGCCCTCCTGGAACAGCGCGTGCGTGCCGATCGCCACAGGCGACTCGCCACTGACGATGGCCGCGAGCGCATGGTCGCGGCTGGACGCCTTGAGCCTGCCGGACAGCCAGGCAATGTTCAGTCCCAGCGGGACCAGCCAGGCGGTGAACGTTCGATAATGCTGTTCCGCCAGCACCTCGGTGGGCGCCATGATCGCGGCCTGATAACCCGCCTCTACGGCCGCGAGGCAGGCAACGGCGGCAACCACGGTCTTGCCCGCGCCGACATCGCCCTGCAGCAGCCGCAGCATCGGGTACGGGTGAGCCAGGTCGCTTAAGATTTCGTCGATCACGCGCCGCTGGGCCCCGGTCAGCGCGAATGTCAGGCGGGAAACAAAGGCGGCGCGCAGAGCGCCCTGGGCGAGAATGGCGGGCGCCGGTAGTTCGCGGGCGCGTGCGCGCAGCCGCAACTGGCTCAACTGATGGGCGAGCAACTCCTCGAACACGAGCCGTCTCTGCGCCGGATGACGCCCTGCCGCCAGCAGCGCTAAATCGGCGTCGGGCGGTGGTCGATGCACGTATAGCAACGCAGTCCTGAGACTCAGGCCGCGACACTCGCGCGGCACGTCGTCAACCAGATCGGTCAGCCGCGGCGCGGGCTCATCCAGCCGCTTCAATGCATGCGCCACCAGCTTGCGCAACGCGGGCTGCCCCAGGCCCTCGGTCAGGGGATAAACCGGGGTTAAGTGCGCCTCGATCGCGTCTTTGCCCGCGACTACGCGCCGGTATTCCGGGTGCACCATTTCCAGCGAAAAATTACCGTCGCGCGCCTCGCCGAAGCAGCGCAGGCGTGCGCCGCGCGTCAGCGCCTGCTGTTGGACACGACCGAAGTGAAAGAATCGCAAAGTTATTACACCGCTGCCGTCGTTGAGTTGTACGATGAGCATGCGTCGGCGGCGGATCAGCACCTCCGCGTGTTCTACCGTGCCCTCGATAACCGCTTCAACGCCGTGGTTCAGGTTCGAGATCGACGTGACGCGGGTGCGATCCTGGTAACGCGCAGGCAGGTGAAAAAGTAACTCCGAAACCGTGTAGATATTCAGACGCGCCAGTTTTTGCAGCATGGTCGGGCCGACGCCGGCGAGCTGGGTCAGCGATTCCGCCCAAGGCGCATCGGCTTCGATCGCGGTCGCGACGCCCCGACCCGCCGGTTCAAGTCTACAGCGCGAGTCTACGATGCAGGCGCCCGGCATTTGATCCGCGGCTAGCCCAGCACCATAATGGCATCCATCTCCACCGCAACGCCTTTGGGCAGCGCCGCCACACCCAGCGCGGCGCGTGCCGGATACGGTTCACGAAAATGCTCGCTCATGGCTTCGTTGACCAGCGCGAAATGCGATAGATCGGTCAGATAAATATTGAGTTTTACGATGTCGTCCAGGCCGCCGCCCGCGGCATTAGCCACTGCCGACAGGTTATCGAACACTCGACGGATCTGCGCCGCCATATCGCCCTCAACCAGCGCCATGGTGCCCGGTTCCAGCGGAATCTGCCCCGAGAGATAAACCGTGTCGCCGACCCTGACGGCCTGCGAATAGGGGCCGATTGCCCGTGGCGCAGATTCGGTTGCGATTATTTCGCGGCGCATGGAAGTCTCCTTGGTGAATGCATGATACCGGGTGCGGCTGATTAAATTAACGCGCTGGACCCGCGTTCCAACGGGTGCGATGAGTTACGCGCGACGGGACCTCTCCGCAATGCGGGGTCTCCACCAGCCTAGCCTCTGGCGCGCTGCACCCTGGACACCTCCGGTGTATTGCGTACCACGCGCATGATCCGCGCCAGGTGCTTGCGATTCTGGATTGTCAGCACGAAGATGATGGTGGTGGTGATGCCATCGCGTTCCTCGAATGACACGTTCTCGATGTTGCAGCCTTCATCGGAAAGCTTGGCCGCAAGCACCGCTAGCACGCCGCGCTGGTTTACTGACTGCACACGGATCGCGGTGGTGAAGTCACGGGCCGGCTCCGGCGACCAGAAAACATGTATCCATTTATCCGGCTTGTCACGGTGCACAGCCACGTTGCGGCAGGAATCGCGATGGATTACCAGACCGCGCCCGGCGCTCATCACGCCCACGATAGGATCACCGGGGATAGGCAGACAACACTTGCCGAAGCTGACCACCATACCTTCGGTGCCGCGTATTGCCAGCGGCAGGCCCGCTTCCGAACGAGGCTCGTCCGGCGGCCGGTCAGCCGTATCGACGAGACGCCGAGCCACTAGTTGCGCCATGCGGCTGCCGAGACCGATGTCTTTCAAAAGCGCATCGAGGTTGTCGAGCCCGAGGTCTTTCAACAACAGTTCGATGCTTTGGTCGCCGATGCCGGCGATATCGAGCCGGAAAGCCGTGAGCGCGGTTTCCAGCAGCCGGCGACCCAGGCGCACGGCCTCGTCATGCTGCTGGTTCTTGAGGAAATGACGGATGTTAGCCCGCGCCTTGGCGGTCACCACGAAGTTAAGCCAGATTGGATTGGGCTTCGCGCTGGACGCGTTGATGACTTCCACCGTCTGGCCGTTTTGCAGCGCGGAATTAAGCGGCGCCAGACGGCGGTCGATCTTGACCGCAACACAAGTGTTGCCTACATCAGTATGCACCGCATAGGCATAATCCACGGCGGTCGCACCGCACGGCAACTCGCGGATTTCGCCCGCCGGCGTAAACACGTAGACCTCATCAGGGAACAGGTCCGCCTTGACACCCTCTAGGAACTCCAGCGAGTTGCCCGCGCTTTGCTGGATCTCCAGCACGTCCTTGAGCCACTGATGCGCGCGCGCATGCGCCTTGATGCCGGAATTGTCGCCCGATTTGTAAAGCCAGTGTGCGGCGATACCGACGCGCGCCACGCGATCCATCTCTTCGGTGCGAATCTGGGTCTCGATAGGAATACCGTGCGGTCCAAACAGCACGGTGTGCAACGACTGATACCCGTTGACCTTGGGGATCGCGATGTAATCCTTGAAGCGGCCGGGCACGGGCTTGTATAAATTATGAATCGCGCCCAGCGTGCGATAACACATATCAACATTCTTCACCACCAGACGCAGCGCGAACACGTCAAACACCTGGCTGAACGACAAATGCTTCTGCCGCATCTTTTTGTAGATGCTGTAAAGGCTTTTCTCGCGACCGAGCACGCGGCTCTCGATGCCGGCTTCCAGCAGACGGTTACGCAAGGTGGTTTCGATCCTGGCCAGCAGTTCCTTGCGGTTGCCACGACTGCGCCTGACGGCGGTATCGAGCAGACGGTAACGGTTCGGGTACAAGGTCTCGAACCCCAGTTGCTCGAGTTCGCCGCGCAAGGTATTCATGCCCAGCCGCTGCGCGATCGGCGCGTAGATTTCCAGCGTTTCGCGCGCGATGCGTCGCCGTTTATCCGGCGGCATCACCTGCAAGGTGCGCATGTTGTGCAGACGATCCGCGAGTTTGACCACGATCACCCGCAGATCGTTGACCATGGCCAGCATCATCTTGCGGAAGTTCTCCGCCTGCGCCACGGCGCGGGATTCGAACTTGAGATGCGTCAGCTTGCTGACCCCATCGACCAGTTCGGCTACATCTTGTCCGAACTCGCGCGCGAGCTGCTCCTTGGCGGTGGGGGTGTCCTCGATGACATCGTGCAGGATGCCGGCGATGATGCTGTCGGCGTCCATGCGCATGTCGGCCATGGTGCGCGCCACGGCCAGCGGATGGTAGATGAAGGGTTCGCCTGTGAGACGAGTCTGACCTGCGTGCGCCTGCGCCCCAAAGCGGTACGCGCGCTGCACCCGCTCTATCTGCGCGGGTTCGAGATATGTTTCCAGCAGCGCGCACAGATGGCCGACCCGAAAATGTGTCGCATCGTCGATGGCCCGGTCGGTAGCACGCTCAATGGCGCGGTCGGCGGGTGCGGAAGTGACAGCTTCAACCATAACGGCCGCGGCCGACGGGGGATTCAGCGCCCCGGTTGCTCGTCCTCGTCACGCACTGGCTTGAACGCGCGTGATTTTTCCGCGTCCCTGAAACCCGGCTCATCGGCAATATCGTCCTCGCCGATGTACACCCGGCGGCGGCGGGTCTCCAGATCGTGCTCCCAGCCCTCCATTACGGGCTGATCCAGCACCTCGGGACCGATCAGCCCTTCCGCGATTTCGCGCAGCGCGACGACAGTGGGCTTATCGTTTTCGAACTCGACGTATGACTCCACGCCGCGAGCAAGCTGGCGCGCGCGGCGGCTGGCCATCAGCACCAGCTGAAAACGGTTGTCCACTTTTTCCAGACAATCTTCTACGGTAACTCGGGCCATATTAACCTCAACAAAACATTGACATCGCAGTGTAGAGCATCATCCGATGCTAAGCCAGCAAAGACGTCAGCAGCTCGCGGCGTGTGGCCGCCTGCGATACGAGCTGCTGGCGGCCGGCCAGCACGATTACCTTCAGCGTTGCCAGCGCCTGGTCGAAATCATCGTTGACGACCAGGTAATCGAACTCGTCGTAATGACGCATTTCCTGCACTGCGGCGCGCATGCGGCTGGTGATGGTTTCCTCGCTGTCTTGCGCGCGCGTGCGCAGTCGCTGCTCCAGCGCCCGCCGCGACGGCGGCAAAATAAACACCGACAGACATTGCGGCAGGTGCTGGCGCACCTGGCGGGCGCCCTGCCAGTCGATTTCCAGAATGACATCGACTCCTTGCGCAAGCTTGATCTGCACGGTTGCACGCGCGGTGCCATAACGCCTATCGAACACCTGCGCGTGCTCGAGAAATTCGCCGGCATCGACCATCTCCTGAAAACTGGCGTCATCC
The DNA window shown above is from Gammaproteobacteria bacterium and carries:
- the nfi gene encoding deoxyribonuclease V encodes the protein MIVHHQHAWDVTPAQARAIQETLRGHVIREDRFGIVKSVAGVDAGFEDGGKTTRAAVVVLSFPDLDPIEQALARRPTSFPYVPGLLSFREIPAVLGALAQLETEPNLLLCDGQGVAHPRRCGFTSHIGVVTDMPTIGVAKSLLIGTHDTVPDTRGGWAPILHRDEIIGAAVRTRVGVRPIYVSIGHKVSLNSAIDYVMRCTTRFRLPETTRRADRLARGAGHEKTANLRRRLKRQMALCR
- the recG gene encoding ATP-dependent DNA helicase RecG, which produces MPGACIVDSRCRLEPAGRGVATAIEADAPWAESLTQLAGVGPTMLQKLARLNIYTVSELLFHLPARYQDRTRVTSISNLNHGVEAVIEGTVEHAEVLIRRRRMLIVQLNDGSGVITLRFFHFGRVQQQALTRGARLRCFGEARDGNFSLEMVHPEYRRVVAGKDAIEAHLTPVYPLTEGLGQPALRKLVAHALKRLDEPAPRLTDLVDDVPRECRGLSLRTALLYVHRPPPDADLALLAAGRHPAQRRLVFEELLAHQLSQLRLRARARELPAPAILAQGALRAAFVSRLTFALTGAQRRVIDEILSDLAHPYPMLRLLQGDVGAGKTVVAAVACLAAVEAGYQAAIMAPTEVLAEQHYRTFTAWLVPLGLNIAWLSGRLKASSRDHALAAIVSGESPVAIGTHALFQEGVNFRDLALVVIDEQHRFGVHQRLALRDKGRQDARLPHQLIMTATPIPRTLQMTAYADLDCSVIDELPPGRKPVTTVAVADTRRDEIIQRISRACGQGRQAYWVCTLIEESEVLQCRAAEDTHSQLVEGLPHLRVALLHGRMKTADKHQTMAALKAGNIDLLVATTVIEVGVDVPDASLMIIENAERLGLAQLHQLRGRVGRGDAESSCVLLYRPPLAALARERLDALRRTSDGFEIARIDLELRGPGELLGTRQTGMPQLRIADLARDQDMLPEVSATAARMIAARSPYVEPLLQRWLGGSLRFGQV
- a CDS encoding RidA family protein, with translation MRREIIATESAPRAIGPYSQAVRVGDTVYLSGQIPLEPGTMALVEGDMAAQIRRVFDNLSAVANAAGGGLDDIVKLNIYLTDLSHFALVNEAMSEHFREPYPARAALGVAALPKGVAVEMDAIMVLG
- the spoT gene encoding bifunctional GTP diphosphokinase/guanosine-3',5'-bis pyrophosphate 3'-pyrophosphohydrolase, with the protein product MVEAVTSAPADRAIERATDRAIDDATHFRVGHLCALLETYLEPAQIERVQRAYRFGAQAHAGQTRLTGEPFIYHPLAVARTMADMRMDADSIIAGILHDVIEDTPTAKEQLAREFGQDVAELVDGVSKLTHLKFESRAVAQAENFRKMMLAMVNDLRVIVVKLADRLHNMRTLQVMPPDKRRRIARETLEIYAPIAQRLGMNTLRGELEQLGFETLYPNRYRLLDTAVRRSRGNRKELLARIETTLRNRLLEAGIESRVLGREKSLYSIYKKMRQKHLSFSQVFDVFALRLVVKNVDMCYRTLGAIHNLYKPVPGRFKDYIAIPKVNGYQSLHTVLFGPHGIPIETQIRTEEMDRVARVGIAAHWLYKSGDNSGIKAHARAHQWLKDVLEIQQSAGNSLEFLEGVKADLFPDEVYVFTPAGEIRELPCGATAVDYAYAVHTDVGNTCVAVKIDRRLAPLNSALQNGQTVEVINASSAKPNPIWLNFVVTAKARANIRHFLKNQQHDEAVRLGRRLLETALTAFRLDIAGIGDQSIELLLKDLGLDNLDALLKDIGLGSRMAQLVARRLVDTADRPPDEPRSEAGLPLAIRGTEGMVVSFGKCCLPIPGDPIVGVMSAGRGLVIHRDSCRNVAVHRDKPDKWIHVFWSPEPARDFTTAIRVQSVNQRGVLAVLAAKLSDEGCNIENVSFEERDGITTTIIFVLTIQNRKHLARIMRVVRNTPEVSRVQRARG
- the rpoZ gene encoding DNA-directed RNA polymerase subunit omega encodes the protein MARVTVEDCLEKVDNRFQLVLMASRRARQLARGVESYVEFENDKPTVVALREIAEGLIGPEVLDQPVMEGWEHDLETRRRRVYIGEDDIADEPGFRDAEKSRAFKPVRDEDEQPGR
- the gmk gene encoding guanylate kinase, translated to MANPAPHTGTLPGTLLIVAAPSGAGKTSLVRALSESLAGVAVSVSHTTRVRRQHEQEGVHYHFVDDASFQEMVDAGEFLEHAQVFDRRYGTARATVQIKLAQGVDVILEIDWQGARQVRQHLPQCLSVFILPPSRRALEQRLRTRAQDSEETITSRMRAAVQEMRHYDEFDYLVVNDDFDQALATLKVIVLAGRQQLVSQAATRRELLTSLLA